The DNA region ctcctcctcctcctcctcctcctctcgggGTCCGTGGGGAGCGTCTCTGTCCATTAAACTGACCTGGTCTAATTGTTCCTCTGTTGTTCTGAGTCTGTTCATCCACAGACCGTCCTCCCACTGTGAGCTTTATTACACTGGGACATGGGGAGGAGGCGCAGAGGGGAGGAACTGCATGCAGAGATGAGGCGCAGTGttgaggaggtgcagaggtgtAAGGTGCACTGGGGAGGAGGCGCACGCAGTGAGGAGGCGCACGCTGAGATCTTAATGTTTCTGTTTGAGTTTAATGAAGCTGATGGTTTAAATGAACTGGAGCTTCAGACACAGTTTACAGAGATAAGAGTGTAattatgttattataatgttattataatgttattataatgttattataatgttattataatgttattataatgttattataatgttattataatgttattatagtgttattataatgttattataatgttattataatgttattatagTGTAATTACAGAGTTATTACAGAGAACATGTTTATGAGTCTCAGGTTCCTGTTATGtccaacattttgaggacttttgtttttatattttgttttaaattgttaattgccatgacaacagtcCACATTTGTCCTCTGAGACGAGTGGACAGGACAAACACAGAATCAGCTCTGAGGGGAATTATATGTTTGAAATGATTctactttttacaatttaatgtcacactggAACAGACAGGcctgtccctcagtcgtccctcAGTCGTTGgtctgtccctcagtcgtccctcAGTCGTTGgtctgtccctcagtcgtcggtgtgtccctcagtcgttgGTCTGTCCCTCAGTCGTTGGTCTGTCCCTCAGTCATCGGTGTGTCTCTCAGTCGTCCCTCAGTCATCAGTgtgtccctcagttgtccagctCTGTCCACGTCTCAGTCTGACGTGTCTTCTCGTCTCTCACTGCATAAACAGTGTTTATTAAAACACTgtcagaccaaaacaaaagtgaaaataaaagttttgtgaacacaaacacagttTATGTTCACGCTCCAAACTCTGGGACGTGTAATTGGACGTTGGACTTTTTGTCCAGATTGACACGAGGTAATGACACCTCTGAGCCTCTGATTCAGCCCCTGGGACCAATCACAGCCCGGCTCAGAGCGGCAGACGTCAGGATGTCCCGACGCGGAGGGGCAAATTACAGAGCACCTGCGCTAGCTAACCCGCTATTAGCTACGCTCTCAGCTAACAATGGCACCGCAGcaggagggggcgtggcctcAGAGACAGTTACACAACAAGAGGAAATGCACCAGGTTAATCCAGGGTTTActtcaaatattattattaaagaggaCGACACTGTTGtgaggcattaaagaggaggtatttactcctacggggtattaaagaggaggtatttactcctacggggtattaaagaggaggtatttactcctacggggtattaaagaggaggtatttactcctacggggtattaaagaggaggtatttactcctacggggtattaaagaggaggtatttactcctacggggtattaaagaggaggtatttactcctacggggtattaaagaggaggtatttactcctacggggtattaaagaggaggtatttactcctacggggtattaaagaggaggtatttactcctacggggtattaaagaggaggtatttacttctatgtcgtattaaagaggaggtatttactcctatgtcgtattaaagaggaggtatttacttctatgttgtattaaagaggaggtatttacttctatgtcgtattaaagaggaggtatttacttctacggggtattaaagaggaggtgttctTGTAcgttgtgtgtttcatgtgtgtttgttgtgttgttgttctttgtgtgtgtgttcttgtgcgttgtgtgtttcttgtgtgtttgttgtgtgtttcatgtgtttgttgtgttgttgttctttgtgtgtgtgttcttgtgcgttgtgtgtttcttgtgtgtttgttgtgttgttgttctttgtgtgtgtgttcttgtgcgTTGTGTGcttcttgtgtgtttgttgtgtgtttcttgtgtgtttgttgtgttgttgttctttgtgtgtgtgttcttgtgcgttgtgtgtttgttgtgtgtttgttgtgtgtttcatgtgtgtttgttgtgttgttgttctttgtgtgtgtgttctcgtgcgttgtgtgtttgttgtgtgtttcatgtgtgtttgttgtgttgttgttctttgtgtgtgtgtttcatgtgtgtttgttgtgtgcttcatgtgtttgttgtgttgttgttctttgtgtgtgtgttcttgtgtgttgtgtgtttgttgtgtgcttcatgtgtttgttgtgttgttgttctttgtgtgtgttcttgtgtgttgtgcgtctgtGCTTCTCTGTGTGGAGATAATTGTTTGGACTTTAGTTGTGATCAGAGCTGATGTTTTTTCTCAGTGATGATCATctccataaaaacacaataaacaaagcatcatgggaaagaggagggaggaggaacagCAACATGGAGGAACAGCAACATGGAGGAACAGCAACGAGGAACAGCAACGAGGAACAGCAACGTGTAACAGCAACGAGGAACAGCAACGTGGAACAGCAACATGGAACAGCAACGAGGAACAGCAACGTGGAACAGCAACATGGAACAGCAACGAGGAACAGCAACGAGGAACAGCAACATGGAACAGCAACGAGGAACAGCAACATGAAACAGCAACGAGGAACAGCAACGTGGAACAGCAGCGAGGAACAGCAACGTGTAACAGCAACGAGGAACAGCAACGATGAACAGCCACGAGGAACAGCAGCATGGAACAGCCACGAGGAACAGCAGCATGGAACAGCAATGAGGAACAGCAACGTGGAACAGCAACGAGGAACAGCAACGAGGAACAGCAACGTGGAACAGCAACATGGAACAGCAACATGGAACAGCAACGAGGAACAGCAACGAGGAACAGCAGCGAGGAACAGCAACGAGGAACAGCAACGATGAACAGCCACGAGGAACAGCAGCATGGAACAGCAATGAGGAACAGCAATGTGGAACAGCAACGAGGAACAGCAACGAGGAACAGCAACGTGGAACAGCAACGTGGAACAGCAGCGAGGAACAGCAACGTGGAACAGCAACGAGGAACAGCAACGTGGAACAGCAACGAGGAACAGCAACGATGAACAGCCACGAGGAACAGCAGCATGGAACAGCAACGTGGAACAGCAACGAGGAACAGCAACGAGGAACAGCAGCGAGGAACAGCAGTGAGGAACAGCACCGAGGAACAGCAGCGAGGAACAGCAATGAGGAACAGCAACGAGGAACAGCAACGTGTTTCATCATGTTTCAGCCCGAGGAGGTTCACCACATGTCCACATGTCCACATGTCCATGAGGACATATGTCCACATGTCCTCTCCAGATGTTTGAGGATATTCAGTCAGTTCTCTGAGTTTTCTACACAGAAATATTACAGACTAAAGTTTTAAGTCTCTGTGAAGATAAAACTCATTTTCCTTGTGTAAATCTGTAAATGaggctcatcgaggttagagcagttatagagaccacgagtatcatagcaaccaaagagccaatcaggagcgaggctgttgaagctaacgCCCCTCCCTACTCACACCTCTGGTtcaacagggagcgggcgcttagcaacgctgtcaatcaaacctgttgctaacgctaacaggagcgacctcggggacagaaggacctgatttgtctgttattaatgttcagatcttgatttacagacacaataaataaaaaccccaggatcatgtagagggttaatacgaacatttaagaccagaatgagtctgaagcagcaggtacagagagggggc from Periophthalmus magnuspinnatus isolate fPerMag1 chromosome 3, fPerMag1.2.pri, whole genome shotgun sequence includes:
- the LOC117389013 gene encoding LOW QUALITY PROTEIN: hornerin-like (The sequence of the model RefSeq protein was modified relative to this genomic sequence to represent the inferred CDS: substituted 2 bases at 2 genomic stop codons), whose translation is MGKRREEEQQHGGTATWRNSNEEQQRGTATCNSNEEQQRGTATWNSNEEQQRGTATWNSNEEQQRGTATWNSNEEQQHETATRNSNVEQQRGTATCNSNEEQQRXTATRNSSMEQPRGTAAWNSNEEQQRGTATRNSNEEQQRGTATWNSNMEQQRGTATRNSSEEQQRGTATMNSHEEQQHGTAMRNSNVEQQRGTATRNSNVEQQRGTAARNSNVEQQRGTATWNSNEEQQRXTATRNSSMEQQRGTATRNSNEEQQRGTAVRNSTEEQQRGTAMRNSNEEQQRVSSCFSPRRFTTCPHVHMSMRTYVHMSSPDV